The following are encoded together in the Lathyrus oleraceus cultivar Zhongwan6 chromosome 3, CAAS_Psat_ZW6_1.0, whole genome shotgun sequence genome:
- the LOC127126291 gene encoding adenylosuccinate synthetase 2, chloroplastic, protein MSMSSLRLDSHAIRTPQPQRPFTFKRYPSTRNVVVCSAKPIAPPPTKLTAAGSTTGRIESLSQVSGVLGCQWGDEGKGKLVDILAQHFEIVARCQGGANAGHTIYNAEGKKFALHLVPSGILNEDTLCVIGNGVVVHLPGLFEEIDNLESNGVSCKGRILISDRAHLLFDFHQTVDGLREAELSKSFIGTTKRGIGPCYSSKANRNGIRVGDLRYMETLPQKLDLLLSDAALRFKDFKYGPDVLREEVEKYKRYAERLEPYIADTVHVMNEAITQKKKILVEGGQATMLDIDFGTYPFVTSSSPSAGGICTGLGIAPRIIGDLVGVVKAYTTRVGSGPFPTEILGPGGDLLRFAGQEFGTTTGRPRRCGWLDIVALRYSCQINGFSSLNLTKLDVLSDLAEIQLGVSYKHADGTQVKSFPSDLHLLEQLKVEYETLPGWKTDISSIRNYSDLPRAAQLYVERIEELVGVPIHYIGVGPGRDALIFK, encoded by the exons ATGAGCATGTCGTCACTGCGCCTGGATTCTCACGCAATACGCACTCCTCAGCCTCAACGTCCCTTCACCTTCAAACGCTATCCTTCCACCCGAAACGTCGTCGTATGTTCCGCAAAGCCAATTGCGCCGCCTCCCACTAAACTCACCGCCGCCGGTTCTACCACCGGCCGAATCGAGTCGCTCAGCCAGGTCTCCGGTGTTCTCGGTTGTCAATGGGGCGATGAGGGTAAGGGAAAGCTAGTCGATATCTTAGCTCAACACTTTGAAATCGTTGCTCGTTGTCAG GGTGGAGCTAATGCTGGGCATACTATTTATAATGCGGAGGGGAAAAAGTTTGCCCTTCATCTCGTTCCTTCTGGTATCCTTAATGAAGATACACTGTGTGTTATTGGGAATGGTGTTGTAGTACACCTGCCAGGGTTGTTTGAAGAAATTGACAACCTTGAGTCAAATGGGGTCTCATGCAAGGGAAGGATATTAATTTCGGATCGGGCCCACCTGTTGTTCGATTTCCACCAAACCGTGGATGGGCTGAGGGAAGCTGAGCTATCTAAGTCTTTCATTGGCACCACCAAGAGAGGCATTGGTCCGTGCTACTCCAGCAAAGCTAACCGCAATGGGATTAGAGTTGGTGATTTGCGGTACATGGAAACATTACCTCAGAAGCTTGATCTTTTGTTATCAGATGCAGCGTTGAGGTTCAAAGATTTTAAGTATGGTCCGGACGTGCTCAGGGAAGAAGTTGAGAAGTACAAGAGGTATGCTGAAAGGTTGGAACCATATATTGCCGATACTGTGCATGTTATGAATGAAGCTATAACACAAAAGAAGAAGATCTTGGTTGAAGGGGGACAAGCAACCATGTTGGACATTGATTTTGGTACTTATCCATTTGTTACTTCTTCTAGCCCATCAGCAGGTGGTATATGCACTGGTCTTGGTATTGCTCCAAGAATAATTGGTGATTTAGTTGGAGTG GTGAAAGCATACACTACAAGAGTTGGTTCTGGTCCTTTTCCAACTGAAATTTTGGGCCCAGGAGGTGATCTCCTCAGATTTGCTGGGCAGGAGTTTGGCACAACTACTGGCCGTCCTCGACGGTGTGGTTGGTTGGATATAGTTGCCTTAAGATACTCATGTCAGATCAACGGTTTTTCATCATTGAATCTGACCAAGCTGGATGTTTTGTCTGATCTCGCTGAAATACAATTGGGTGTTTCCTATAAACATGCTGATGGCACCCAGGTCAAATCATTCCCGTCGGATCTTCATCTTCTCGAGCAATTGAAG GTGGAATATGAAACACTTCCTGGATGGAAGACCGACATTTCATCGATTAGAAACTATTCTGATCTTCCAAGAGCTGCACAGTTGTATGTGGAAAGGATAGAAGAACTTGTTGGCGTCCCTATTCACTACATTGGTGTTGGGCCTGGGCGTGATGCTCTCATATTCAAATGA